A single Oncorhynchus mykiss isolate Arlee chromosome 22, USDA_OmykA_1.1, whole genome shotgun sequence DNA region contains:
- the LOC118943641 gene encoding trace amine-associated receptor 13c-like: METHEDIQYCFQDGNSSCRKALLSTSIYITLYIFFSLISAVTVFLNILVIISISHFKQLHTPTNLLILSLAVSDLLVGLIVIPVMTVAIMESCWGFGEYFCVFYFYISCLCASLSLGNLVLISIDRYVAVCDPLLYHSKITITRMMCCISITWCCCIIYYAAIIKIFVNVQVPSKCLKECFIVEGVTWGIVIDLLITMVVPCSIIITLYLKIFVVATSQARKVFSKEAASVSSVKTVQANKSERKATKTLAIVVFTYLSCWIPFHLYLIFIVIDNLSSFIISFLPLLNSLINPIIYSFFYPWFKVTAKRILTRLKLRHS, translated from the coding sequence ATGGAGACACATGAAGATATTCAATACTGTTTTCAAGACGGAAACTCTTCTTGCAGAAAGGCTTTGCTGTCGACATCTATCTACATCACACTGTACATCTTCTTTTCATTGATTTCAGCAGTTACAGTATTTTTGAACATACTGGTGatcatctccatctctcacttcAAGCAGCTCCACACTCCAACCAACCTGctcatcctctctctggctgtgtcagATCTCCTGGTGGGATTGATTGTGATACCAGTAATGACTGTAGCAATAATGGAATCGTGCTGGGGTTTTGGggaatatttctgtgtgttttatTTCTACATCAGTTGTTTATGTGCTTCTTTATCTCTGGGCAATTTGGTCTTGATATCTATTGACCGCTATGTTGCTGTGTGTGATCCCTTATTGTACCActctaaaataacaataacaagaatGATGTGTTGTATATCAATTACCTGGTGTTGTTGTATCATATATTATGCTGCTATCATAAAAATATTTGTAAATGTACAGGTACCCAGTAAATGTTTGAAAGAATGTTTTATTGTTGAAGGAGTAACCTGGGGTATTGTAATTGACCTTTTAATTACAATGGTTGTCCCGTGCTCTATTATTATAACACTTTATTTGAAAATCTTTGTCGTGGCCACATCACAGGCCAGAAAGGTATTTTCAAAAGAGGCTGCCAGTGTGTCTAGTGTTAAAACTGTACAGGCAAATAAGTCTGAGAGGAAAGCAACAAAAACTCTAGCTATTGTTGTTTTCACCTATCTAAGCTGTTGGATTCCAtttcatttgtatttaatttttattgTAATTGACAATTTATCGTCATTCATCATCAGCTTTTTGCCACTTCTTAATTCCTTAATTAATCCAATAATTTACTCTTTCTTTTATCCATGGTTCAAAGTGACAGCTAAGCGTATTTTAACTCGTTTGAAGTTAAGGCATTCATAG